The following proteins come from a genomic window of Tepidiforma thermophila:
- a CDS encoding PfkB family carbohydrate kinase — protein MSLLVAGWVAIDEIETPFERREGSLGGSATCAALAASLFTEVRLLAAVGEDFPEEMRKALERPGIDLAGLEVVPGGETSRWGGRYHYDMNSRDTLYTVLGVNANWAPKLPAGWDDSSALFAAAGDPVLQHRLMAMVPGARARMVDTIKFFIDGARDELLKAIRAADFVSINESEARELAGTPSIAKAGRALLEGGTKAVIIKLGEYGAAYISGEDYFVAPGYPLEEVVDPTGAGDAFAGGFLGYLDSVATVNQREIRRAIIYGSTVASFCVEGFGPSRLLTLERDEVEQRYRQFRELTHFEVDD, from the coding sequence ATGAGCCTGCTCGTTGCCGGGTGGGTGGCGATCGACGAGATCGAGACGCCGTTCGAGCGGCGGGAGGGCTCGCTCGGGGGATCGGCGACGTGCGCGGCGCTCGCGGCATCACTCTTCACCGAGGTGCGGCTGCTGGCGGCGGTCGGCGAGGACTTCCCGGAGGAGATGCGAAAGGCGCTTGAGCGGCCTGGCATCGACCTTGCCGGGCTGGAGGTGGTACCTGGCGGTGAGACGAGCCGGTGGGGCGGGCGGTATCACTACGACATGAACAGCCGCGACACGCTGTACACGGTGCTGGGCGTGAACGCGAACTGGGCTCCGAAGCTGCCGGCCGGGTGGGACGATTCGAGCGCGCTGTTTGCGGCGGCGGGCGACCCGGTGCTGCAGCATCGGCTCATGGCGATGGTGCCAGGGGCGCGGGCGCGCATGGTCGACACGATCAAATTCTTCATTGACGGAGCCCGGGATGAGCTATTGAAGGCGATCCGGGCAGCCGACTTCGTGTCTATCAATGAGAGCGAGGCGCGGGAGCTGGCCGGTACGCCGAGCATCGCGAAGGCGGGAAGGGCGCTCCTTGAGGGGGGAACGAAGGCGGTGATTATCAAGCTGGGGGAATATGGGGCGGCGTACATCAGCGGGGAGGACTACTTCGTGGCGCCCGGCTACCCGCTTGAGGAGGTTGTTGACCCGACCGGGGCGGGAGATGCGTTCGCCGGCGGGTTCCTGGGCTACCTCGATTCGGTAGCCACGGTAAACCAGCGTGAGATTCGGCGGGCGATCATCTACGGGTCAACGGTGGCGTCGTTCTGCGTTGAAGGCTTCGGGCCATCGCGTCTGCTGACGCTGGAACGGGACGAGGTGGAGCAGCGGTACCGGCAGTTCCGGGAGCTGACGCACTTCGAGGTCGATGACTAA
- the oxc gene encoding oxalyl-CoA decarboxylase — MAELTGAQIVAKALKQQGVEYMFGVVGIPVVPIAVHAQREGIKFFGFRNEQAASYAAAAIGYLTGRPGVCLAVSGPGMVHGIAGMANAWANCWPMILIGGANDSYQNGQGAFQEAPQIETARPYAKYAARPDSTRRIPFFVEQAVRATIYGRPGAAYLDLPGDLITGSVDESEVHFPPRCPDPPRTLAPWENIERALEALKSAERPLVIVGKGAAYARAEEEVRKFIDATQLPFLPTPMGKGVVPDDHPLAISPARSFALQNADVVLLLGARLNWILHFGLPPRFDPKVRVIQVDIAAEEIGNNVPAEVALVGDAKAIVGQMNEALTRAPWQYPAETTWWTGLRKKIEENAATVAEMMADESVPMGYYRVYRDIREYIPRDAIIVNEGANTMDIGRTLMPNFYPRHRLDAGSFGTMGVGVGQAIAAAAVHPDKRVFCIEGDSAFGFSGMEVETAARYGLNNIVFIIINNNGIGGGPDELDPTRVPPSAYTPNAHYEKMAEIYGGKGFFVTQPSELRPALEAALACDKPAIVNIMISARSQRKPQQFAWLTR, encoded by the coding sequence ATGGCCGAGCTGACAGGGGCCCAGATCGTGGCGAAGGCGCTGAAACAGCAGGGCGTGGAGTACATGTTCGGAGTGGTCGGCATCCCGGTGGTGCCGATTGCGGTCCATGCACAGCGCGAAGGCATCAAGTTCTTCGGGTTCCGGAACGAGCAGGCTGCGAGCTATGCGGCGGCGGCGATCGGCTACCTGACCGGGCGGCCAGGCGTCTGCCTCGCGGTGTCGGGGCCGGGGATGGTGCACGGGATCGCGGGGATGGCGAATGCCTGGGCGAACTGCTGGCCGATGATCCTTATCGGCGGAGCGAACGATTCGTACCAGAACGGGCAGGGCGCATTCCAGGAGGCGCCGCAGATCGAGACGGCGCGGCCGTACGCGAAGTACGCGGCCCGGCCGGACAGCACGCGACGAATTCCGTTCTTCGTCGAGCAGGCGGTGCGGGCGACCATCTACGGGCGGCCGGGCGCGGCGTACCTCGACCTGCCGGGGGACCTGATTACTGGGAGTGTCGACGAGAGCGAGGTCCATTTCCCGCCGCGCTGCCCGGACCCGCCGCGGACCCTGGCGCCATGGGAGAACATCGAGCGGGCGCTCGAGGCGCTGAAGTCCGCAGAGCGGCCGCTGGTCATCGTGGGCAAGGGAGCGGCGTACGCGCGGGCCGAGGAGGAGGTGCGGAAGTTCATCGATGCGACGCAGCTGCCGTTCCTGCCGACGCCGATGGGCAAGGGGGTCGTGCCGGACGACCACCCGCTGGCGATTTCGCCGGCGCGGTCGTTCGCGCTGCAGAACGCGGACGTAGTGCTCCTGCTCGGTGCGCGGCTGAACTGGATCCTGCACTTTGGCCTGCCGCCACGGTTCGACCCGAAGGTGCGCGTTATCCAGGTGGATATCGCTGCAGAGGAGATCGGGAATAACGTGCCGGCTGAGGTGGCGCTGGTCGGCGACGCGAAGGCGATTGTCGGTCAGATGAACGAGGCGCTGACCCGGGCGCCCTGGCAGTACCCGGCGGAGACCACGTGGTGGACCGGCCTGCGGAAGAAGATCGAAGAGAACGCAGCCACCGTGGCGGAGATGATGGCCGACGAGTCGGTGCCGATGGGGTACTACCGGGTGTACCGCGATATCCGGGAGTACATCCCGCGCGACGCAATCATCGTCAACGAAGGTGCGAACACGATGGACATCGGGCGGACGCTGATGCCGAACTTCTACCCGCGGCACCGGCTGGATGCCGGCTCATTCGGGACGATGGGCGTCGGCGTCGGGCAGGCGATTGCGGCGGCTGCGGTTCACCCGGACAAGCGGGTGTTCTGCATCGAAGGCGACTCGGCGTTCGGCTTCAGCGGGATGGAGGTCGAGACGGCGGCGCGATACGGGCTGAACAACATTGTGTTCATCATCATCAACAACAACGGCATCGGGGGCGGGCCGGACGAGCTCGACCCGACGCGGGTGCCGCCGAGCGCGTACACCCCGAACGCGCATTATGAAAAGATGGCCGAGATCTACGGCGGGAAGGGCTTTTTCGTGACCCAGCCCTCGGAGCTCCGGCCTGCGCTGGAGGCCGCGCTCGCCTGCGACAAGCCGGCAATTGTGAACATCATGATCAGCGCGCGGAGCCAGCGAAAGCCGCAGCAGTTCGCGTGGCTGACCCGATAG
- a CDS encoding TlyA family RNA methyltransferase — MARVRADLLLVQRGLAESREQARQLIMAGRVRTGTRTLVKPAEPLDPAAPLEVVEPLRYVSRGGLKLEAALREFGIDPAGTTCLDLGASTGGFTDCLLQHGAARVIAIDVGRGQLHRRLREDPRVILLEGVNARDLPPLPPVDLVVADLSFISLQKVLPSVAARVPPGTPVIALLKPQFEAGPADVPPGGVIRDPAVLDRVRERFLAWAAAHGWATCGIIPSPIRGGDGNTEFLVLLRTPPAGVA, encoded by the coding sequence GTGGCCCGCGTCCGTGCCGACCTCCTCCTCGTCCAGCGCGGCCTCGCCGAATCCCGCGAGCAGGCCCGCCAGCTGATCATGGCCGGCCGGGTCCGCACCGGCACCCGCACGCTCGTAAAGCCCGCCGAACCGCTCGACCCTGCCGCGCCGCTCGAGGTGGTCGAACCGCTCCGCTACGTCTCCCGCGGCGGCCTCAAGCTCGAGGCCGCCCTCCGGGAATTCGGCATCGACCCCGCTGGCACCACCTGCCTCGACCTCGGTGCATCAACCGGCGGCTTCACCGACTGCCTCCTCCAGCACGGCGCCGCCCGCGTCATCGCCATCGATGTCGGGCGCGGCCAGCTCCACCGCCGGCTCCGCGAAGACCCGCGGGTCATCCTCCTCGAAGGCGTGAACGCGCGCGACCTCCCGCCGCTCCCGCCGGTCGACCTCGTCGTCGCCGACCTCTCCTTCATCTCCCTCCAAAAGGTCCTCCCCTCGGTGGCGGCGCGCGTTCCGCCGGGGACCCCCGTGATCGCCCTCCTCAAGCCCCAGTTCGAAGCTGGCCCCGCCGACGTCCCTCCAGGCGGCGTCATCCGCGACCCGGCCGTGCTCGACCGCGTCCGCGAGCGCTTCCTCGCCTGGGCGGCCGCCCACGGCTGGGCAACCTGTGGCATCATTCCATCGCCCATTCGCGGGGGCGACGGCAACACCGAATTCCTTGTACTGCTGCGCACCCCGCCCGCCGGAGTTGCCTGA
- a CDS encoding adenine phosphoribosyltransferase gives MELQGYIRTIPDFPRPGILFRDITPLLGNAAAFRAAIDAMAAAAEAVQPGAIVGIESRGFLFGAPIADRLGLPFVPIRKEGKLPAARLTVEYALEYGESRLDIHQDALEAGTAAYIVDDVLATGGTALAAAKLVELVGGHVAGAGFLIELRGLGGRERLGAYRVDALLSFEEA, from the coding sequence GTGGAGCTGCAGGGTTACATCCGCACCATCCCGGATTTTCCGCGGCCGGGGATCCTGTTCCGCGACATCACGCCCCTGCTGGGGAACGCCGCCGCCTTCCGCGCAGCCATCGATGCGATGGCTGCGGCTGCGGAAGCCGTTCAGCCGGGGGCGATCGTGGGGATTGAGTCGCGAGGCTTTCTGTTCGGCGCACCGATCGCGGACCGGCTGGGGCTGCCGTTCGTGCCGATTCGGAAGGAGGGGAAACTGCCGGCCGCACGGCTGACGGTCGAGTACGCGCTGGAGTATGGCGAATCGCGGCTGGATATCCACCAGGACGCGCTGGAAGCCGGGACGGCGGCGTACATTGTGGATGACGTGCTGGCGACCGGCGGGACAGCACTCGCAGCGGCGAAGCTGGTCGAACTGGTTGGCGGGCACGTGGCCGGGGCCGGGTTCCTCATCGAGCTCCGCGGGCTGGGCGGGCGCGAGCGGCTTGGGGCGTACCGGGTCGACGCGCTGCTTTCCTTCGAGGAAGCGTGA
- the mtnA gene encoding S-methyl-5-thioribose-1-phosphate isomerase — MRAPVAVVAFERPTLRVLDQTLLPQEEHWLEIGDLETLEEAIRSLRVRGAPLLGLCGAAGVAIAAERDPGDAAIREAAARIGRVRPTAVELATGAAACAAAVLGRAPEERAAAAWTFCAEYLARRQAEDEAIARNGLAVLPPGDVLTHCNTGTLATGGIGTALGVIRAAFAAGRLARCYVTETRPLLQGARLTTWELVKSGIPAVLLPDTAAAALITSGRVSAVVTGADRIALNGDTANKVGTLGLALAAAHAGVPFFIAAPVSTVDPGCADGSAIPIEFRSAEEVGGFRGQRWSPGGIEAWNPAFDVTPGGLIAAIITERGIARPPYGPGLRALFEHAASGFGT; from the coding sequence GTGCGTGCGCCGGTCGCGGTCGTTGCGTTCGAGCGGCCGACGCTGCGGGTGCTGGACCAGACGCTGTTGCCGCAGGAGGAGCACTGGCTGGAAATCGGTGACCTCGAGACGCTGGAGGAGGCGATCCGGAGCCTGCGTGTGCGGGGAGCGCCCCTGCTGGGGCTGTGCGGGGCGGCCGGGGTAGCGATTGCGGCCGAGCGGGACCCCGGCGACGCGGCGATCCGGGAGGCGGCAGCGCGCATCGGGCGGGTGAGGCCCACCGCAGTTGAGCTGGCAACGGGTGCGGCGGCCTGCGCAGCAGCGGTGCTGGGCCGGGCACCGGAGGAGCGCGCGGCGGCAGCGTGGACATTCTGTGCGGAATACCTGGCCCGGCGCCAGGCCGAAGACGAGGCGATTGCGCGGAACGGGCTGGCCGTGCTTCCGCCGGGCGACGTGCTCACCCACTGCAACACCGGGACGCTCGCCACCGGAGGCATCGGGACGGCGCTGGGTGTGATCAGGGCGGCCTTTGCTGCGGGGCGGCTGGCGCGCTGCTACGTGACGGAGACGCGTCCGCTGCTCCAGGGGGCGCGCCTGACGACGTGGGAGCTTGTGAAGTCCGGCATCCCGGCCGTGCTGCTGCCGGACACGGCGGCTGCGGCACTCATCACCTCCGGGAGGGTGTCCGCGGTAGTGACCGGAGCGGACCGGATTGCGCTGAACGGTGACACAGCGAACAAGGTCGGCACGCTCGGGCTGGCGCTGGCGGCTGCGCACGCAGGGGTTCCGTTTTTCATCGCCGCGCCGGTGAGCACGGTCGACCCGGGGTGCGCGGATGGCTCGGCGATCCCGATTGAGTTCCGCAGCGCGGAGGAGGTCGGGGGATTTCGCGGCCAGCGCTGGAGCCCGGGGGGCATCGAGGCGTGGAACCCTGCGTTCGACGTGACGCCTGGCGGGTTGATCGCGGCGATCATCACGGAGCGGGGCATCGCCAGGCCGCCGTACGGGCCGGGGCTCCGGGCGCTGTTCGAGCACGCAGCTTCGGGGTTTGGCACATGA
- a CDS encoding ferric reductase-like transmembrane domain-containing protein: protein MTRWLTIALSLGLIAAVGVAREWELGGETATWDAARASAWAAYVLLWAAVFTGVGVSLKYHPGIEAQVPVLELHRVTGSLALAYTIVHAGALVLDRYIAFDPWDALVPLTAPYRPLAVAAGVVAAWLLAAVVLSTWFAGFLPRRAWHLIHRAGYAAFALGLVHGIAAGSDTEHWVTHVVYTASAGSLLGAAYLRFLARDWVAAHRARPASRQHSA from the coding sequence ATGACACGCTGGCTCACGATTGCACTCTCGCTCGGCCTGATCGCCGCTGTTGGCGTCGCCCGCGAATGGGAGCTGGGAGGCGAAACCGCCACCTGGGACGCCGCAAGGGCCTCCGCATGGGCAGCCTACGTGCTCCTCTGGGCCGCTGTCTTCACCGGGGTCGGCGTCAGCCTCAAGTACCACCCCGGCATCGAGGCCCAGGTCCCTGTGCTCGAACTTCACCGCGTGACCGGGTCCCTCGCCCTCGCCTACACCATCGTCCACGCCGGCGCCCTGGTCCTCGACCGGTACATCGCGTTCGACCCCTGGGATGCCCTCGTTCCCCTTACAGCCCCGTACCGCCCGCTGGCCGTCGCCGCCGGCGTCGTCGCCGCCTGGCTGCTCGCTGCCGTTGTGCTCTCGACCTGGTTCGCCGGGTTCCTCCCGCGCAGAGCCTGGCACCTCATCCACCGTGCAGGCTATGCTGCGTTCGCGCTCGGGCTCGTGCACGGCATCGCGGCCGGAAGCGATACGGAACACTGGGTCACCCACGTGGTCTACACCGCGTCAGCGGGCTCCCTGCTCGGAGCAGCGTATCTTCGGTTCCTCGCCCGGGACTGGGTCGCGGCCCATCGCGCCCGCCCGGCTTCACGCCAGCACAGCGCATGA
- a CDS encoding NAD(+)/NADH kinase yields MLRRAVIFHAPRSEGALAFARQVAQEFGRRGIDAGVFDAWGPPPCDAITASDLIVCVGGDGTVLRTARIVIPHATPILGVNMGRLGFLTDMSPRDFFNAIERIIAADWRLEERIMVHADVMADGAALHSFDGLNDIVVSRRSPGRPVYVDVHIDGARLAIFRCDGIIVATPTGSTGYSLSAGGPILAPTEHHLVLTPVSAHLALGRSLVLQPDSTIEMAVTSEQGAILSIDGQEDEPVAAGVRIVVRQSPHVTRFVRFREPSSFYAELAEKLEMQLSSTMNPSA; encoded by the coding sequence ATGCTGCGCCGCGCCGTCATCTTCCATGCCCCCCGGAGCGAAGGCGCGCTCGCCTTTGCCCGCCAGGTCGCGCAGGAGTTCGGCCGTCGCGGCATCGATGCCGGCGTCTTCGATGCCTGGGGCCCGCCCCCGTGCGATGCCATCACCGCCTCCGACCTGATCGTCTGCGTCGGCGGCGACGGCACCGTCCTCCGCACTGCTCGCATTGTCATCCCGCACGCCACGCCGATCCTCGGCGTCAATATGGGCCGCCTCGGCTTCCTCACCGACATGAGCCCGCGCGACTTCTTCAACGCCATCGAGCGAATCATCGCCGCCGACTGGCGCCTCGAAGAGCGGATCATGGTCCACGCCGACGTCATGGCCGATGGCGCCGCCCTCCACTCCTTCGATGGCCTGAACGACATCGTTGTCAGCCGCCGCTCGCCCGGGCGTCCCGTCTACGTCGACGTCCACATCGATGGCGCCCGCCTCGCCATCTTTCGCTGCGACGGCATCATCGTCGCCACGCCAACGGGTTCCACCGGCTACTCGCTGAGCGCGGGCGGCCCCATCCTCGCCCCCACCGAGCACCACCTCGTCCTGACCCCGGTCTCGGCCCACCTCGCCCTCGGCCGGTCGCTCGTGCTCCAGCCGGATTCAACCATCGAAATGGCCGTCACCAGCGAACAGGGCGCCATCCTCAGCATCGACGGCCAGGAGGACGAGCCGGTCGCCGCAGGCGTGCGCATCGTCGTCCGTCAGAGCCCCCATGTCACCCGCTTCGTGCGCTTCCGTGAGCCGTCCAGCTTCTACGCCGAACTCGCCGAAAAGCTCGAAATGCAGCTCTCCAGCACCATGAACCCCAGTGCTTGA
- a CDS encoding GNAT family N-acetyltransferase, with amino-acid sequence MAERELRLQGVPARRLDYVVRQLRDPDEIRPLLRARVEYTAYALGQLEPELFARTQWYLARGTTGVGLVLHSRGGLGDATFVMGDPDAVHATLSIHPGTAQTYITCQPQHLEVLKRVYRLATQQPMVRMVVTRERFRPVREPEAVPLSGVDIRKINALYGSENGPSYYIPEHIDAGVYRGIVMGGRLVAIAGTHVVSRQEGVAVVGNVFTHPAYRGRGYATAATSAVTEALLEHCDYVVLTVDPRNTPAVAAYVRLGYREACQLLEASATRRDPSGLGASLRRLRAAIRGRKYDGAFVTLHD; translated from the coding sequence ATGGCGGAGCGGGAGCTGCGGCTGCAGGGGGTCCCGGCGCGGCGGCTGGACTACGTGGTGCGGCAGCTGCGCGACCCCGACGAAATCCGGCCGCTGCTACGGGCGCGGGTGGAGTACACCGCGTACGCACTCGGGCAACTCGAGCCGGAGCTGTTTGCGCGGACGCAGTGGTACCTGGCGCGGGGAACGACGGGGGTGGGGCTGGTGCTGCACAGCAGAGGCGGGCTGGGTGATGCCACCTTCGTGATGGGCGACCCGGACGCGGTGCATGCGACACTGTCGATCCACCCGGGCACGGCCCAGACGTATATCACGTGTCAGCCGCAGCACCTCGAGGTGCTCAAGCGGGTGTACCGGCTGGCGACGCAACAGCCGATGGTGCGGATGGTGGTGACGCGCGAGCGCTTCCGGCCTGTGCGGGAGCCCGAAGCGGTTCCGCTGAGCGGGGTGGACATCCGGAAGATCAACGCCCTGTACGGGAGCGAGAACGGGCCGAGCTACTACATTCCGGAGCATATTGATGCGGGGGTGTACCGGGGGATCGTGATGGGAGGGCGGCTCGTGGCGATCGCGGGGACACATGTCGTGTCGCGGCAGGAGGGCGTAGCAGTGGTCGGCAACGTCTTCACCCACCCGGCCTACCGGGGGAGGGGGTACGCGACAGCGGCGACCAGCGCCGTGACCGAGGCGTTGCTGGAACACTGCGATTATGTCGTTTTGACCGTTGACCCGAGGAACACGCCGGCGGTCGCAGCGTACGTACGACTGGGCTACCGGGAGGCGTGCCAGCTGCTGGAGGCGAGCGCGACGCGGCGGGACCCATCGGGGCTGGGGGCGAGCCTGCGACGGCTCCGTGCTGCTATCCGGGGCCGGAAGTATGATGGTGCCTTCGTAACCCTGCACGATTAG
- the mtnP gene encoding S-methyl-5'-thioadenosine phosphorylase: protein MTTEKIPLAVIGGSGFYEMPGLTDIEEVEVATPFGAPSDRIRIGTLEGTRVAFLARHGRQHTILPSELPQRANFWALKSLSVERVISVSAVGSLRESMVPGHLVVPSQLIDRTWGRPSTFFGDGLVAHISFAEPFCGRMRAAALEAARAAGATVHDGGVYVVMQGPAFSTRAESELHRAWGADLIGMTALPEAKLAREAELCYATLACVTDYDCWHEAEEAVDAATVFATLQRNVAVSQEAVRLLVQRLPERQGCPCATALDAAIVGRREAVPADVRERLAPILARWLGGGA, encoded by the coding sequence ATGACAACAGAGAAAATTCCGCTGGCAGTCATCGGCGGGTCCGGCTTTTACGAGATGCCCGGGCTGACGGACATCGAGGAGGTGGAGGTCGCGACGCCGTTCGGTGCGCCGAGCGACCGGATCCGCATCGGTACGCTGGAGGGAACGCGGGTCGCGTTCCTTGCCCGGCACGGGCGGCAGCACACGATCCTGCCTTCGGAGCTGCCGCAACGGGCGAACTTCTGGGCGCTGAAGTCGCTCAGTGTCGAGCGGGTGATTTCGGTGTCGGCAGTCGGGAGCCTGCGGGAGTCGATGGTCCCAGGGCACCTGGTGGTGCCGTCGCAGCTCATCGACCGGACCTGGGGCCGGCCCTCGACGTTCTTCGGCGACGGGCTGGTGGCGCACATCAGCTTCGCGGAGCCATTCTGCGGGCGGATGCGCGCGGCGGCGCTGGAGGCCGCGAGGGCGGCCGGGGCGACGGTGCACGACGGCGGCGTCTACGTGGTGATGCAGGGCCCGGCGTTCTCGACACGGGCCGAAAGCGAGCTGCACCGGGCATGGGGCGCAGATCTCATCGGCATGACGGCGCTGCCCGAGGCGAAGCTGGCGCGCGAGGCTGAGCTTTGCTACGCGACGCTCGCCTGTGTGACGGATTACGATTGCTGGCATGAGGCCGAGGAGGCGGTCGATGCTGCGACGGTGTTCGCGACACTGCAACGGAACGTGGCGGTGAGCCAGGAGGCGGTCCGCCTGCTGGTGCAGCGGCTGCCTGAGCGGCAGGGGTGCCCATGCGCGACGGCGCTGGATGCGGCTATCGTTGGTCGGCGCGAGGCCGTACCGGCAGACGTTCGTGAGCGCCTGGCTCCGATCCTTGCGCGGTGGCTCGGAGGCGGGGCATGA
- a CDS encoding M3 family metallopeptidase → MGSDLDLVDWERLTPEELGAACQQAIDACDAGVGAIVRLAPGERTYANTMLALEDATEPVALASGAYAFLAYVSADDSLRVAAREWDERLDRYLVGLAFREDLYEAVRQFAESDEAQALTGEDARYLAFELRDYRRNGFGLPREQRERVRQLMDELAVIGIQFRNNIDDYEDGIEVTREQLAGMPEAWVERLRTVERDGVVYYRVSLDYPEIQPFMANCPDSELRRQLFEKDQRKGGRQNVELLERALRLRQEAAELLGYASWADYRTETRMAGTRQAVEEFLADLRAKVAVKAERDLAEMRAFAKERTGSDRVEIWDWRYWHNEQLKSRYAFDDFEVAQYFPLDAVVDGLFAVYQQVLGVRFAENTTAPRWHPEVRAFDISDAEGGPPFARFYMDLFPRPNKYGHAAAFTLRRGRRLRDGSYQKPVSAIVANFTKPSATQPSLLRHSEVVTFFHEFGHIMHQTLTRAERARFSGTQTERDFVEAPSQMLEHWCWEPEVLASFSRHWQTGEPLPRHLVDAMVAAKNLNSGIMAARQIFFATLDLRYHSPGFDGDSTRLVEELHPITGFPYTPGTHFQSGFGHLFGYDAGYYGYLWSHVFGDDMYTLFEAAGPLSAEVGRRYRRTILERGGSVDGQVLVREFLGREPSNEAFLRGLGLT, encoded by the coding sequence ATGGGAAGCGACCTCGACCTCGTGGACTGGGAGCGGCTGACGCCGGAGGAGCTGGGAGCGGCCTGCCAGCAGGCGATTGACGCCTGCGACGCGGGGGTCGGTGCGATCGTGCGGCTGGCGCCGGGCGAGCGGACCTATGCCAACACGATGCTCGCGCTCGAAGATGCGACCGAGCCGGTAGCGCTGGCGTCCGGTGCGTATGCGTTCCTCGCGTACGTTTCGGCCGACGACAGCCTGCGGGTGGCGGCGCGCGAATGGGATGAGCGGCTGGACCGATATCTCGTCGGGCTTGCGTTCCGGGAGGACCTGTACGAGGCGGTGCGGCAGTTCGCGGAGAGCGACGAGGCGCAAGCGCTGACGGGCGAGGACGCACGGTACCTCGCGTTCGAGCTGCGCGACTACCGGCGAAACGGTTTTGGGCTGCCGCGGGAGCAGCGGGAGCGCGTCCGGCAGCTCATGGACGAGCTGGCGGTCATCGGCATCCAGTTCCGGAACAACATCGACGACTACGAGGACGGCATCGAAGTGACGCGGGAGCAGCTCGCGGGGATGCCGGAAGCGTGGGTCGAACGGCTCCGGACCGTTGAGCGGGACGGAGTTGTTTACTACCGCGTGTCGCTGGACTACCCGGAGATCCAGCCGTTTATGGCGAACTGCCCGGACAGCGAACTGCGGAGGCAGCTCTTCGAGAAGGACCAGCGGAAGGGCGGGCGCCAGAACGTTGAGCTGCTGGAGCGGGCGCTCCGCCTTCGGCAGGAGGCGGCGGAGCTGTTGGGCTATGCCTCGTGGGCCGACTACCGGACGGAGACGCGGATGGCCGGCACCCGGCAGGCGGTGGAGGAGTTCCTCGCGGACCTCCGTGCGAAGGTCGCCGTCAAGGCGGAGCGCGACCTTGCGGAGATGCGGGCGTTCGCGAAGGAGCGGACGGGCTCGGACCGGGTCGAGATTTGGGACTGGCGGTACTGGCACAACGAGCAGCTGAAGTCCCGGTACGCATTCGACGACTTCGAGGTCGCGCAGTACTTCCCGCTCGACGCGGTGGTCGATGGGCTATTTGCGGTGTACCAGCAGGTGCTGGGCGTGCGGTTTGCGGAGAACACAACGGCGCCGCGCTGGCACCCGGAGGTGCGGGCGTTCGACATCAGCGACGCAGAGGGCGGGCCGCCGTTCGCGCGGTTCTACATGGACCTGTTCCCGCGGCCGAACAAGTACGGGCATGCGGCGGCATTCACGCTGCGGCGGGGCCGGCGGCTGCGGGACGGGAGCTACCAGAAGCCGGTCAGCGCGATTGTGGCGAACTTTACGAAGCCATCGGCGACGCAGCCGTCGCTGTTGCGGCACAGCGAGGTGGTCACGTTCTTCCACGAGTTCGGGCACATCATGCACCAGACGCTTACGCGGGCCGAGCGGGCGCGATTTAGCGGGACGCAAACGGAGCGGGATTTCGTCGAGGCCCCGAGCCAGATGCTGGAGCACTGGTGCTGGGAGCCGGAGGTGCTGGCCTCGTTTTCGCGGCACTGGCAGACGGGCGAGCCGCTGCCGCGGCACCTGGTCGACGCGATGGTGGCCGCCAAGAACCTGAACAGCGGGATTATGGCGGCCCGACAGATTTTCTTCGCGACGCTGGACCTGCGGTACCACTCGCCCGGGTTCGATGGCGACTCGACGAGGCTGGTGGAGGAGCTGCACCCGATCACAGGATTCCCGTACACGCCGGGGACGCACTTCCAGTCGGGGTTCGGGCACCTGTTCGGCTACGACGCGGGGTACTACGGCTATCTCTGGTCGCATGTGTTCGGCGACGACATGTACACGCTGTTCGAGGCGGCCGGGCCGCTGAGCGCGGAGGTCGGAAGGCGGTACCGGAGGACGATCCTCGAGCGCGGCGGTTCGGTCGACGGCCAGGTGCTGGTGCGGGAGTTTCTCGGACGGGAGCCGAGCAACGAGGCGTTCCTGCGGGGCCTTGGGCTCACCTGA